A genomic region of Dactylococcopsis salina PCC 8305 contains the following coding sequences:
- a CDS encoding peptidylprolyl isomerase, whose translation MFRNQSFSRWLNPLFSVILVFAVFLSGCSPTPESNSQNSQDNNTVMTDNLPQLNGKATIELMVKGSPIMIEVNGDLAPVTAGNFVDLVQRKFYDGLNFHRVVKEPQPFVVQGGDPKGNGTGGFVNPENGQRRSIPLEIVPAGAEEPVYGKTLEQAGLQKNPELKHDRGALSMARSQMPNSASSQFFIALADVPFLDGDYAVFGYVTSGMDVVDTIQVGDKIESVRVVSGGDNLVKS comes from the coding sequence ATGTTTAGAAATCAATCTTTTTCGCGGTGGCTTAACCCACTGTTTTCAGTGATACTTGTTTTCGCTGTTTTCCTTAGTGGCTGTAGTCCAACTCCAGAAAGTAATTCGCAAAATTCACAGGACAATAATACTGTAATGACTGATAATTTACCTCAACTGAATGGCAAGGCGACGATCGAGCTAATGGTTAAAGGATCACCAATTATGATTGAGGTGAATGGTGACTTAGCACCCGTGACCGCAGGAAACTTTGTTGATTTGGTACAACGAAAGTTTTATGATGGTTTGAATTTTCATCGCGTGGTGAAAGAACCACAGCCGTTTGTGGTTCAAGGGGGCGATCCCAAAGGAAATGGAACGGGAGGCTTTGTGAATCCTGAAAATGGTCAGCGTCGATCGATTCCTCTCGAAATTGTCCCCGCAGGTGCTGAAGAACCAGTTTATGGTAAAACTTTAGAACAGGCAGGTTTACAGAAAAATCCAGAACTGAAGCACGATCGGGGCGCATTGTCAATGGCTCGATCGCAGATGCCGAACTCCGCATCCTCTCAATTCTTTATTGCTTTAGCAGATGTTCCCTTTCTCGATGGTGATTATGCTGTATTTGGCTATGTCACCAGTGGGATGGATGTCGTCGATACCATCCAAGTGGGAGATAAAATTGAATCCGTGAGAGTCGTTTCTGGTGGTGACAATCTTGTGAAAAGTTAA
- a CDS encoding DUF427 domain-containing protein, with protein MFNRQRIEPKPGQESVWDYPRPPRLETSTKHIQVVFNGEIIADTKKPLRMLETSHPPVYYIPAEDVKQEYLTQTNHQTFCEWKGKARYFTLKVGDKEAINAVWDYPNPSSRYPDITNHFAFYPAKMDGCYVDGEKTQSQEGDFYGGWITSDIVGPFKGAPGTWGW; from the coding sequence ATGTTTAACCGTCAAAGAATCGAACCCAAACCTGGACAAGAATCTGTGTGGGATTATCCTCGTCCTCCTCGTCTCGAAACTTCTACAAAACACATTCAAGTTGTTTTTAATGGTGAGATAATTGCTGATACGAAAAAACCATTAAGAATGTTAGAAACCAGTCATCCACCAGTGTATTATATCCCCGCAGAAGACGTAAAACAGGAGTATTTAACCCAAACCAACCATCAAACCTTTTGTGAATGGAAAGGAAAAGCGCGTTACTTTACTCTAAAAGTAGGAGATAAAGAAGCAATAAATGCAGTTTGGGATTATCCTAACCCTAGTTCTCGCTATCCAGATATTACCAATCATTTCGCCTTTTATCCAGCAAAAATGGATGGCTGTTATGTCGATGGTGAAAAAACACAATCTCAGGAGGGTGATTTTTACGGCGGTTGGATCACCAGTGATATTGTTGGTCCCTTTAAAGGGGCGCCTGGAACCTGGGGTTGGTGA
- a CDS encoding photosystem I assembly protein Ycf4, which translates to MSASTTVQDSQVLTQTIIGARRPSNYFWAVIAMIGGVGFLLAGLSSYFQVNLLIVSDPTDLQFIPQGIALTFYGVAGSLVSTYLWLVVLWDVGGGYNQFDKNTNQVKIFRWGYPGKNRRIELVNKLSDVEAVKAEIKEGLNPTRALYLRVKGRRNIPLTRVGEPLPLSELENRGAELARFLGVPLEGI; encoded by the coding sequence ATGAGTGCATCCACAACGGTTCAAGATAGCCAAGTTTTAACACAAACCATAATTGGCGCCCGTCGTCCTAGTAACTACTTTTGGGCGGTGATCGCAATGATTGGCGGCGTTGGTTTTTTGCTGGCTGGTCTATCTAGCTACTTCCAAGTGAATTTACTCATTGTCAGTGATCCCACTGACTTACAATTTATTCCACAAGGAATCGCTTTAACCTTTTACGGGGTAGCCGGTTCTCTCGTTTCTACTTATCTTTGGTTAGTCGTCCTTTGGGATGTGGGCGGCGGTTATAACCAGTTTGATAAAAACACGAATCAGGTTAAAATTTTTCGTTGGGGTTATCCTGGCAAAAATCGCCGCATTGAATTGGTCAACAAGCTCAGTGATGTGGAGGCGGTAAAAGCAGAAATTAAAGAGGGCTTAAACCCCACGCGAGCGCTTTATTTACGAGTGAAAGGACGCAGAAACATTCCTCTGACTCGTGTTGGTGAACCCCTCCCCCTGAGTGAGTTGGAAAACCGAGGTGCAGAATTAGCTCGTTTTTTAGGTGTTCCCCTAGAAGGAATTTAA
- a CDS encoding DUF2079 domain-containing protein: MKHFRLSFLIIGSALALFFFSSLRHFLIRSSGWDLAIFDQAVYLISEGKTPISSILGFHILGDHAAPIFYPIALLYKIYADVHWLFLLQSIALSIGAIPVYHLSLKSGLNNKLAKTLAILYLLYPLIFNINLFDFHPDVIALPAILFAILAAYQAKMIWFTVAILIILACKAVFSLTVTAMGIWLLLFKKKRAYGIIAITFGSAWFILSTQIIIPTFRGYEHSAVSRYGYLGDSILEIAKNLFLKPNLVFSHLFTLANLEYLVLLFSPVVWGLSFRYLSPLVAASPALLLNLLTDYPLQKDLLHQYSLPILPFLFLAVIESLAAGKGWLKQPRWMIVWGMIAFIALAKFGFFWTKYLTEIDTWKATREAINIVETKGNVLTNNQIAPQLSQREVIQLVGEKPAEINLDQFDYILLNLRYPGLISSQATVEILNDRIAKSNDFELMFDRTDVKLWTQN; the protein is encoded by the coding sequence ATGAAGCATTTTCGATTAAGTTTTTTGATTATAGGTAGCGCATTGGCGCTATTTTTTTTTAGTAGTCTGCGCCATTTTTTAATTCGATCTTCAGGGTGGGATTTAGCGATATTTGACCAAGCCGTTTACTTAATCAGCGAGGGGAAAACGCCAATTTCTTCAATTTTAGGGTTTCATATTTTAGGCGATCATGCAGCACCTATTTTCTATCCCATCGCTTTACTTTATAAAATTTATGCCGATGTTCATTGGTTATTTCTTCTGCAATCGATCGCGCTGAGTATCGGTGCAATTCCAGTTTATCACCTATCTTTAAAATCTGGATTAAACAATAAATTAGCGAAAACACTAGCAATTCTTTACTTATTATATCCGCTTATTTTTAATATCAACCTCTTTGACTTTCATCCTGATGTCATTGCTTTACCAGCGATTCTATTTGCTATCTTAGCCGCCTATCAAGCAAAGATGATTTGGTTTACAGTTGCCATTTTAATTATCTTAGCTTGTAAAGCCGTCTTTTCTCTAACGGTAACAGCAATGGGAATCTGGTTACTTCTCTTTAAAAAAAAGCGAGCTTATGGCATAATTGCCATTACTTTCGGTTCAGCTTGGTTTATACTTAGCACCCAAATTATTATTCCTACCTTTCGAGGATATGAACATAGCGCAGTCAGTCGTTATGGATATCTAGGAGATTCAATTTTAGAAATTGCTAAAAATCTTTTTTTGAAACCAAACTTAGTTTTCAGTCATTTATTTACCCTTGCTAATTTAGAGTATCTTGTATTATTATTTTCACCAGTAGTTTGGGGATTATCGTTCCGTTATCTTTCTCCTTTAGTTGCAGCTTCTCCCGCTTTATTATTAAATTTACTCACTGATTATCCCTTACAAAAAGACTTACTTCATCAATACTCGTTACCGATTTTGCCTTTTTTATTTCTCGCAGTTATAGAAAGTTTAGCCGCAGGAAAAGGATGGCTTAAGCAACCGCGTTGGATGATAGTGTGGGGAATGATTGCTTTTATCGCGTTAGCAAAATTCGGCTTTTTTTGGACAAAGTATTTAACCGAAATTGATACTTGGAAAGCAACGAGAGAGGCGATTAATATTGTAGAAACTAAAGGAAATGTTTTAACAAATAACCAAATCGCACCGCAGTTAAGTCAGCGAGAGGTGATTCAATTAGTCGGAGAGAAACCAGCAGAAATTAACCTTGATCAGTTTGATTATATTTTGTTAAATTTACGTTATCCTGGTCTAATTAGTTCTCAAGCAACTGTAGAAATTTTAAACGATCGAATTGCTAAAAGTAACGACTTTGAACTAATGTTCGATCGAACCGATGTTAAACTTTGGACACAAAATTAG
- a CDS encoding secondary thiamine-phosphate synthase enzyme YjbQ, which yields MSHYQTTLTVKTTGKCLHKITSKVESIVAQSGVERGLCTVFIRHTSASLIIQENADPDVLTDLSNFFKKLVPEDTSLYVHNAEGADDMPAHIRSVLTKTSEQIPIDRGQLMLGTWQGIYVWEHRDRPQNREIVVHIS from the coding sequence ATGAGTCATTATCAAACGACGCTGACGGTAAAAACAACAGGAAAATGTTTACATAAAATCACCTCGAAAGTCGAATCAATTGTCGCTCAATCTGGCGTAGAAAGAGGACTCTGTACAGTTTTTATTCGGCATACTTCTGCGAGTTTAATTATCCAAGAAAATGCCGATCCTGATGTGTTAACCGACTTGTCTAATTTCTTTAAAAAATTAGTCCCAGAAGATACCAGCCTCTATGTCCATAATGCCGAAGGAGCGGATGATATGCCAGCACATATTCGATCGGTGTTGACGAAAACTTCGGAACAAATTCCCATCGATCGAGGACAATTAATGTTAGGAACATGGCAAGGAATTTATGTGTGGGAACACCGCGATCGACCTCAAAACAGAGAAATTGTCGTTCATATTAGTTAA
- a CDS encoding type II toxin-antitoxin system HicB family antitoxin: MRTFTAIIERDFDTNLYVGYVPGFSGAHSQGETLEELQENLCEVIEMLLEDESVAFETAFVGTQQIVVQTHS; the protein is encoded by the coding sequence ATGAGAACATTTACCGCTATTATTGAAAGAGATTTTGATACCAACCTTTATGTTGGTTATGTCCCTGGGTTTTCTGGCGCACATTCTCAGGGAGAGACTTTAGAAGAGTTACAAGAAAACCTGTGTGAAGTGATTGAGATGCTTTTAGAAGATGAATCTGTCGCGTTTGAGACAGCATTTGTCGGGACACAACAGATTGTGGTTCAGACACACTCATGA
- a CDS encoding DUF4340 domain-containing protein translates to MKKTTLFLVLIALGLGGYVYWYEIKPQSQEETVTDSQQGLFSFEEDQVQKITIEREGKETLKFIRLETAASSWRMKQPEGTPVADSSIVFLLNLLIRDDSNKTFTVQTNQLEQYGLKNPSASISIELKDQTKHKIILGNPTFDEQGIYGQINPEEEEETKVYILPIDFKSVVERPLSEWKLTAAKT, encoded by the coding sequence ATGAAAAAAACAACTCTATTTTTAGTTTTAATTGCGTTGGGATTAGGCGGATATGTTTATTGGTATGAAATTAAACCTCAATCTCAAGAAGAAACCGTAACCGACTCCCAACAAGGCTTATTTTCTTTTGAAGAAGATCAAGTACAAAAGATTACGATCGAGCGAGAAGGAAAAGAAACCTTAAAATTCATTCGCTTAGAAACTGCGGCTAGTTCTTGGCGTATGAAACAGCCAGAGGGAACACCTGTAGCTGATAGCTCGATCGTGTTTCTGTTAAACTTACTAATTAGAGACGATAGTAATAAAACCTTTACTGTACAAACGAATCAGTTAGAACAATATGGCTTAAAAAATCCTTCTGCTTCCATCTCGATCGAATTAAAAGATCAGACAAAACACAAAATTATTTTAGGGAATCCCACCTTTGATGAACAAGGAATTTATGGACAAATTAATCCCGAAGAGGAAGAAGAAACAAAAGTGTATATTCTTCCCATTGATTTTAAATCTGTCGTAGAACGTCCGTTATCAGAATGGAAATTAACTGCAGCCAAAACGTAG
- a CDS encoding GldG family protein has translation MGKYLSLFGFAIVIVGIVAGYVANEWIPIPLGIIVGGGVIFIGGLLFATRGFWQQRSTGMGINALVATIALITIIGLLNFLGVRYGKTIDLTENNLYTLAPQSKQLVENLEKPLTVWVFQSPPSSENERLLKNYQKYSENFKFKFVDPQTNIGKVQEFGVESYGEVYLEYGTKNQFVQQANEVEPISEVRLTSAIKNIQRDRVSFVYFLQGHGEPSLEETQGGFSQAVASLQQQGYQVQPFNFAEENSLPRLADTVLVIASPQQELFPGEIEAIENYLAEGGSLLLLLDPESNPGLESVLDTWGINLDNRVIVDASGQGQVLGFNIATALVTRYGDHPITNPFSNGITVYPLARPVDVVEKEGVEATPLAYTNEASWAESDTTTEQVQYNPERDRAGPLVLGFALNQVEISTKSTQKNNPNETDSTSEETTPEEKSGEENETKPETSPQPNVDSRVVIFGDSDFARNGLFIQQLNGDMFLNSIDWLANVEETSLALRPKEETNRRINLTPEQAAILSRTAIGIVPLFGLILAIISWLRRR, from the coding sequence ATGGGTAAATATTTGTCTCTGTTTGGTTTTGCGATTGTAATTGTTGGTATTGTCGCGGGTTATGTCGCTAATGAATGGATACCAATTCCTCTCGGAATTATTGTCGGAGGAGGTGTTATTTTTATCGGCGGATTGTTGTTTGCTACCAGAGGATTTTGGCAACAACGTTCTACAGGAATGGGGATAAATGCTTTAGTCGCAACGATCGCGCTAATTACTATTATTGGTTTATTAAACTTTCTCGGTGTTCGTTATGGAAAAACCATTGATTTAACCGAAAATAATCTTTATACCTTAGCCCCACAATCAAAACAATTAGTAGAAAATTTAGAGAAACCGTTAACGGTTTGGGTATTTCAATCTCCTCCCTCTTCCGAAAACGAAAGACTCTTAAAAAACTATCAGAAGTATAGTGAAAATTTTAAGTTTAAGTTTGTTGATCCACAAACAAATATCGGAAAAGTGCAAGAATTTGGCGTAGAATCTTATGGAGAAGTTTATTTAGAATATGGGACTAAAAATCAATTTGTTCAACAAGCGAATGAAGTTGAACCGATTTCAGAGGTAAGATTAACCAGTGCGATTAAAAATATACAGCGCGATCGCGTTTCTTTTGTGTATTTTTTACAAGGACATGGTGAACCCTCTTTAGAAGAAACACAGGGAGGTTTTTCCCAAGCAGTAGCCAGTTTACAACAGCAAGGTTATCAAGTCCAACCGTTTAATTTTGCCGAGGAAAATAGTCTTCCGAGACTCGCCGATACTGTGTTGGTTATTGCTTCTCCTCAACAAGAATTATTCCCTGGAGAAATAGAAGCAATTGAAAATTATTTAGCAGAAGGAGGGAGTCTTTTATTACTTCTTGATCCCGAAAGTAATCCTGGTTTAGAATCGGTTTTAGACACTTGGGGAATTAATTTAGATAATCGAGTAATTGTCGATGCGTCTGGACAAGGACAAGTCTTAGGATTTAACATTGCAACAGCATTAGTCACTCGTTATGGCGATCATCCAATTACTAATCCTTTTAGTAATGGAATTACTGTTTATCCTCTCGCTCGTCCTGTAGATGTGGTGGAAAAAGAGGGAGTAGAAGCCACACCTTTAGCCTATACGAACGAAGCAAGTTGGGCAGAAAGTGACACCACAACAGAACAAGTTCAGTATAACCCAGAACGCGATCGAGCCGGACCTTTAGTTTTAGGTTTTGCTTTAAATCAAGTGGAAATTTCTACAAAAAGTACACAGAAAAATAATCCTAACGAAACGGATTCGACTTCTGAAGAGACAACTCCAGAAGAAAAGAGTGGAGAAGAAAACGAAACCAAACCAGAAACTTCTCCCCAACCTAATGTTGATTCTAGAGTCGTTATTTTTGGTGACTCTGATTTTGCAAGGAACGGTTTATTTATTCAACAACTCAATGGTGATATGTTTTTAAACTCGATCGACTGGTTAGCTAATGTAGAAGAAACTTCCCTCGCGTTGCGTCCAAAAGAAGAAACCAATCGACGCATTAATTTAACCCCAGAACAAGCCGCAATTTTAAGCCGAACTGCCATTGGAATTGTCCCCTTATTTGGCTTAATTTTAGCAATTATTAGCTGGTTGAGACGACGTTAA
- a CDS encoding type II toxin-antitoxin system HicA family toxin, with product MSNIPSLKPQEVVRILENIGFVEVRQKGSHKQFRHEDGRRTTVPFHKGRDISPRLLRQIGNDIGLTVEEMLEWR from the coding sequence ATGAGTAATATTCCTAGCCTCAAACCACAAGAAGTGGTGAGAATTTTAGAAAATATAGGATTTGTAGAAGTACGTCAAAAAGGTTCGCACAAACAGTTTCGTCATGAAGATGGACGAAGAACAACAGTCCCATTTCACAAAGGACGCGACATTTCACCAAGACTACTGCGACAGATTGGGAATGATATCGGTTTGACAGTGGAAGAGATGTTGGAGTGGCGGTGA
- a CDS encoding beta-ketoacyl-ACP synthase, with product MTHDQKQTVVITGISCLTGGGNLTQSWQNLLQEKSNISLQQPFFSFPPVPLSLIGEKPSSLATLTTEIVNDAIADASLLPPLANCGVVVGSSRGCQGQIEQWAQQKDQSVNWLDILPNQAAVTAAKIVGSRGIVLSPMAACSTGICSIAQGYDLIQGRQCEQVIAGAVETPITPLTLAGFEKMGAMAKTGCYPFDQQREGLVLGEGGAIFVLESLKAATARNAFIYGEILGYGLTCDAYHVSAPDPNFRCGRLAVKQCLKKSRLCAADVNYIHAHSTSTKLNDEREAQLIQSLFPFSVAVSSTKGVTGHTLGASSAIGVAFALMSLREQILPPCVGLKQSAFNLNLVRKATSHQINYALVLSFGFGGQNSAMIVGRLDHKM from the coding sequence ATGACCCATGACCAAAAACAAACCGTTGTCATTACTGGAATCAGTTGTTTGACGGGAGGAGGAAATTTAACTCAGAGTTGGCAAAATTTACTCCAAGAAAAATCTAATATCTCGTTACAGCAACCGTTTTTTTCTTTTCCTCCTGTCCCTTTATCTTTGATTGGAGAAAAACCCTCCTCTTTGGCAACCCTCACCACAGAAATTGTTAACGATGCGATCGCAGATGCCAGCTTACTCCCTCCCTTAGCGAATTGTGGCGTTGTTGTCGGTTCAAGTCGAGGCTGTCAGGGACAGATTGAACAATGGGCGCAACAGAAAGATCAATCTGTTAACTGGTTAGATATTCTACCAAATCAAGCGGCAGTTACGGCAGCGAAAATTGTCGGTAGTCGCGGAATTGTTTTATCACCGATGGCAGCTTGTAGTACAGGAATTTGCTCGATCGCGCAAGGATATGATTTAATTCAAGGCAGACAATGTGAACAAGTCATCGCTGGCGCAGTGGAAACGCCGATTACGCCTCTAACTCTAGCTGGTTTTGAGAAAATGGGGGCTATGGCGAAAACAGGTTGTTATCCGTTTGATCAGCAACGAGAAGGATTAGTTTTAGGGGAAGGGGGGGCGATTTTCGTTTTAGAGTCTCTAAAGGCGGCAACTGCTAGAAACGCCTTTATTTATGGGGAAATCTTGGGGTATGGCTTAACTTGCGATGCCTATCATGTTAGCGCCCCTGATCCGAATTTTCGTTGCGGTCGTCTTGCGGTTAAACAGTGTTTAAAAAAGAGTCGTCTGTGTGCTGCTGATGTTAATTATATCCATGCTCATAGCACGAGTACCAAACTTAATGATGAACGAGAAGCACAGTTAATTCAATCTTTGTTTCCGTTCTCAGTGGCGGTGAGTTCTACTAAAGGCGTAACTGGACATACTTTAGGGGCTTCAAGCGCGATCGGGGTTGCTTTTGCGTTGATGTCCCTGCGAGAGCAAATTTTACCACCTTGTGTGGGATTAAAACAATCTGCATTTAATTTAAATCTGGTTAGAAAAGCAACCAGCCATCAGATCAATTATGCTTTAGTATTAAGTTTTGGTTTCGGCGGACAAAATAGCGCCATGATTGTAGGAAGACTTGATCACAAAATGTAG
- a CDS encoding DUF29 domain-containing protein produces the protein MANDITNQLKTLYEVDNYLWLQETINLLKNQNWQGLDIENLIEELESLARRDLNKARSLLRQIIIHLLFLQFWTEEYERNYRHWQGEVTAFQADLNDHLTTTLKNKLNQELESIYQTALKIVLQKTGLSANQLPENCPYSLEKLLDISNDK, from the coding sequence ATGGCGAATGATATTACAAATCAACTAAAAACACTCTATGAGGTGGATAATTATCTTTGGTTACAAGAAACAATTAATCTCCTAAAAAATCAGAATTGGCAAGGATTAGATATAGAAAATTTAATTGAGGAATTAGAAAGTTTGGCGAGAAGAGACTTAAACAAAGCTAGAAGTCTTTTAAGACAGATTATTATTCACTTGTTATTCTTGCAATTCTGGACAGAAGAGTATGAGAGAAATTATCGTCATTGGCAAGGAGAAGTTACTGCTTTTCAGGCTGATTTAAATGATCATTTAACGACTACTTTAAAGAATAAGTTAAATCAAGAGTTAGAATCTATTTACCAGACTGCTTTAAAAATTGTCTTACAAAAAACAGGTTTATCAGCGAATCAACTTCCTGAAAATTGCCCCTATTCTTTAGAGAAATTATTAGACATCTCAAATGATAAATGA
- a CDS encoding glycosyl transferase encodes MSRPVLYVAITSHGFGHAVRAASVAAAVQELLPDLLPILVTKVPRWLLQSYLSGEFIQRDRALDVGVIQSDSLQMDLDATRLELEKIRANEDKIIAEEAEFIKNQGVGLIIADIPALAGKIAQKAGVPCWSISNFGWDFIYRHWGEEFQTLAQWITEGYRSSDRTFRLPMHEPMNEFPNCVDVGLTGGVPKWTAEEIREQFNLKTAKEQTILLSFGGLGLHKIPYQNLQYFPDWQFISFDRKAPDVPNLLKVTDHNYRPLDFMSVCGRVVSKPGYSTFSEALRVGVPIVSLRRERFAESALLLEGIENYSPHQILSQSSFFEGNWDFLRQLPDPPRSSEKPEKDGTEKIASTIVDHFSRLKS; translated from the coding sequence ATGTCTCGTCCAGTGCTTTATGTGGCAATTACCAGCCATGGTTTTGGTCATGCGGTGCGTGCTGCGTCGGTTGCGGCGGCGGTTCAAGAGTTACTTCCCGATTTATTACCGATTCTGGTGACGAAAGTTCCCCGTTGGTTATTACAATCTTATCTGTCGGGAGAGTTTATACAACGCGATCGCGCTCTCGATGTGGGAGTGATACAAAGCGACAGTCTGCAAATGGATTTGGACGCGACACGGTTGGAATTAGAGAAAATTCGGGCAAATGAAGACAAAATCATTGCAGAAGAAGCGGAATTTATCAAAAATCAGGGAGTGGGTTTAATTATTGCCGATATTCCAGCACTGGCGGGAAAAATTGCCCAGAAAGCAGGTGTTCCCTGTTGGTCAATTAGTAATTTTGGGTGGGATTTTATTTATCGTCATTGGGGAGAGGAGTTTCAAACTTTAGCACAATGGATTACAGAAGGTTATCGTAGCAGCGATCGAACGTTTCGGCTACCGATGCACGAACCGATGAATGAGTTTCCCAACTGTGTTGATGTGGGATTAACAGGCGGTGTTCCCAAATGGACAGCCGAGGAAATTAGAGAACAATTTAACCTGAAAACCGCAAAAGAACAAACGATCCTTCTTTCTTTTGGCGGGTTAGGATTACACAAAATCCCTTATCAAAATTTACAATATTTCCCAGACTGGCAATTTATCAGCTTCGATCGAAAAGCGCCCGATGTTCCTAACTTGCTGAAAGTCACTGATCACAACTATCGTCCCTTGGATTTTATGTCAGTCTGTGGACGAGTGGTTTCTAAGCCTGGGTATAGCACCTTTTCGGAAGCGTTGCGTGTGGGAGTGCCAATTGTGTCTCTCCGTCGGGAAAGGTTCGCTGAATCGGCGCTGTTACTAGAGGGAATCGAAAATTATAGTCCTCATCAAATTCTCTCTCAGTCTTCATTTTTTGAGGGAAATTGGGACTTTTTAAGGCAGTTACCTGATCCCCCTCGTAGCAGTGAGAAACCCGAAAAAGATGGAACAGAAAAAATCGCCAGTACCATTGTTGATCATTTTTCTCGTCTCAAATCCTAG